One window from the genome of Nicotiana tomentosiformis chromosome 5, ASM39032v3, whole genome shotgun sequence encodes:
- the LOC104116859 gene encoding uncharacterized protein: protein MKMGFNNYSDSTDSHHRTHKFFLFVNYILLGAASSCIFLTLSLRLIPSLCGFFFILLHILTIGGAVFGCATVSATSGAGKSYGAHMVSTVLTAIFQGSVFVLIFTKTGDFLGNLKSYVREEDGVVILRLAGGLCALIFCLEWVVLTLAFFLKYYAYVEGNGNVAMKSSSKVQDEENIKHWQPFQV, encoded by the coding sequence ATGAAAATGGGATTCAACAACTACTCAGATTCAACTGACTCCCATCACCGCACTCACAAATTCTTCCTCTTTGTTAACTACATTCTTCTTGGTGCAGCTTCTAGCTGCATTTTCTTGACTCTTTCGCTCCGATTAATCCCTTCCCTTTGTGGattcttcttcattcttctccatatTCTCACTATTGGTGGCGCAGTTTTTGGCTGCGCCACCGTGTCAGCTACCTCAGGTGCTGGAAAATCATATGGAGCTCACATGGTATCCACTGTTTTAACTGCAATATTTCAAGGCTCTGTTTTCGTGTTGATTTTCACGAAAACGGGTGATTTTCTTGGGAATTTGAAGTCTTATGTGAGGGAAGAAGATGGTGTGGTGATTTTGAGATTAGCTGGTGGATTATGTGCACTCATCTTTTGCCTTGAATGGGTAGTTCTCACTCTTGCATTTTTCTTGAAATACTATGCTTATGTGGAAGGCAATGGAAATGTTGCAATGAAGAGTAGTTCTAAGGTTCAAGATGAGGAAAACATCAAGCATTGGCAGCCTTTTCAAGTCTAA